GGCTCAGCCCGGTGGACACCCCCGACGAGTACGAGTCCGCGTGGGACGACGTCTTCGCCGCCCAGAAGGCCGCCGTGCAAGAAGAGGCAGACAAGGTCATCGAGGCGGGCGGGTTGTACGTCCTCGGCACCGAACGCCACGAGTCCCGTCGCATCGACAACCAGCTGCGCGGTCGCTCGGGTCGTCAGGGTGACCCCGGTGAGAGCCGGTTCTACCTGTCGTTGACCGACGACCTGATGCGCCTGTTCAACTCGGGCGCCGCCGAGTCGCTCATGGGTCGCGGCAACGTGCCGGACGACCTCGCGATCGAGAACAAGATCGTCGGGCGAGCCATCCGCTCGGCGCAGTCTCAGGTGGAGTCGCGCAACGCCGAGATCCGCAAGAACGTCCTCAAGTACGACGACGTCCTCAACCGTCAGCGCGAGGCCATCTACGGTGACCGCCGTCACATCCTCGAGGGCGACGACCTCAAGGACCGCAGCCAGAAGTTCCTCGAGGACGTCGTCAACGAGGTCATCGACCAGCACACGGGTGACGGCAGCCCCGACGACTGGGACCTCGACGCCCTCTGGACCGAACTCGGCACCCTGTACCCGATCTCGATCACCATCGACGAGGTCATCACCGAGGCCGGCTCGAAGGGCAAGGCGACCCGGGCGTTCCTCGGGCAAGAGATCCTCTCCGACGCCAAGGTCGCCTACGAGGCGCGCACCGAGACCCTCGGAGAGCCCGCGATGCGCGAGCTCGAGCGTCGGGTCGTGCTGTCGGTCATCGACCGTCGGTGGCGCGACCACCTCTACGAGATGGACTACCTGAAGGACGGCATCGGTCTCCGGGCCATGGCCCAGCGCGATCCGCTCGTCGAGTACCAGCGCGAGGGCTACGCGCTGTTCCAGAGCATGATGGGTCAGATCCGCGAAGAGACCGTGGGCTTCCTGTTCAACCTCGAGGTCGAGGTGCAGGGCCAGGTCGGTGCGGCCGAGGCGCCGGTCATCGCGGCCAAGGGGCTCGAGGCCGAGAAGCAGCCGCAGGCGCAGCTGGCCTACTCGGCTCCCAACATCGACGGCGAGGTCGAGGTGCGCAACCAGCGCGGTCAGCTCGAGAAGGGTGCGACCGCCAAGGCACAGAAGGCGCAGGACGAGGCCGAGCGCTCCGAGTCGCCCGAGATCGCCGCGGCACGGGCCGCCGGTGGCCCGGCGGCCCGTCAGGCGGACGACGGCAAGGTCGGCGCCTTCGGTCAGAAGACCGGTGGCGGCGAGGCTCCGGTCAACCGGGCCGAGCGTCGGGCGTCCGGCAAGAAGACCCGCTGATCGCCTTGTCCGATCGACGCGCCCCCGAGCCCTGCTCGGGGGCGCGTCGTCCGTCGTGGGTGTCTCGGTAGACCGTCAGAGCACGTGCACGGCCGCCGCTCGCCACCGGCTGTCGTAGGTCTCGAGCCGGACGGCGACCGCTCGACTGCGACCGCGCCCGTGCAGGACGACGACCGATTCGATGACCCCGGCGGCGGGCGAGCTCGACCGGATGCTGCCGATCGTGAACACCGGACGCTGCGTACGGGTGCCGTGGGCCGACCGGGCCCGGGCCGCCAGGACGACGCGCTTGTGGAGGGTGCGGTAGACGTCTTCGGTGACCCACCGGGAGACCTGGTCGAGTTCGCGTGCCCCGGCCAGGATCTCGACGACGCAGCGCACCAGGTTCTCGACGAGCAGGTCCGGATCGTCCGGGAAGGGTGACTCGGACGGGGCGCCGACCGGTGGGACGGGCCGGACGTGGGGCCTGGCACCGGACGGTCGACCGCCGGGTGTGGGGGCCGACACCGGGGCGGTCGGCACGGCCGGGCCCGGGTCGCCGAGGGGCGGGACGGGTCTCAGGTGCGGCCGAGGTGGGGCCGTGGGCCCGAGGGGCTCGGCGAGGGCGAGGGCGTGGGTGTTCGAGGGCATGGGCAGTCTTCCTGTTCACGTGCGTCCGGGCATGACTAGAAGATATGACATGTGGAATGGCAAAACCAGACCGACTCGACGGTCTGTGGAGAATTCGCGGGCGCGCGGTCCCGTTCGGAGGCGACCGACGTCTCCGGACGGGTCGTCGACCTAGACTGAGCGGGTGTCGACGCTCAGTGATCTCGTTCTCGCCCAGGGCCTCTCGAGCGAGGTGGACGTCGAGTGGCTGCACCTGCTGGTGGGGGACTGGCAGCTGCTCGCCGACCTCGCGTTCGCCGACATCGTCCTCTGGGTGCCCACGCAGGCCGGCAGCTTCGTCGCCGTCGCCCACGCGCGGCCCTCGAGCTCGGCCACGCTGTTCTACCGAGACTTCGTCGGACAAGAGGTGCGCCCCGAGTGGCGCGGACAGATCGAGCAGGCGTTCACGACGACCCGCATCGTCGACTCGGCCGCACCCGACTGGTACGAAGAGACGCCCACGCGCGTCCGGGCCGTGCCCGTGCTCCGTCGCCTCGGGGCCAGCCGACCCGACGTCACCGACGCACCGATCGCGATCATCACCCGGCACACCAACCTCAGCGAGGCCCGCACCCCCAGCCGCCAAGAGCTGACCTTCAACCAGTGCTCCAACGACCTCTTCGCCATGATCGCCGCCGGCGACTTCCCTGACCTCGGGGCGCCGACGGGTCCGCGACGAGGCGCACCCCGCGCCTCCGACGGACTGCTCCGCCTCGACGTCGACGGCATGGTGACCTTCGCGAGCCCCAACGGTCTGTCGGCCTTCAACCGCATGGGGTTCGCCGGCGAGCTCGAGGGCGAGTCGCTGGCCGAGGTCACCACCGGGCTGCTCGCGGGCAAGCTCGTGATCGACGAGTCCCTGCCGCTGGTCGTCACGGGTCGGGCGCCCTGGCGCACCGACATCGAGGCGCGGGGGGTCACGGTGTCGTTGCGGGCGATCCCGCTGCGTGATCGCGGTGAGCGCGTCGGGGCGATCGTGCTCTGCCGCGACGTGACCGAGCTGCGTCACCAGGAGCGCGAGCTGATCACCAAGGACGCCACGATCCGCGAGATCCACCACCGGGTCAAGAACAACCTGCAGACGGTCGCCTCGCTGTTGCGCATCCAGGCGCGACGCACCCGCACCGACGTCGCCCGCGAGGCGCTGACCCAGGCCATGCGCCGCGTGCAGTCGATCGCGGTCGTCCACGACACGCTGTCCGAGGGGCTCAGTCAGAACGTCGACTTCGACACCGTCTTCGACCGGGTGCTGATGCTCATCGCCGAGGTCGCGTCGAGCCACAACACGACGGTCCGCCCCACCATGACGGGCAGCTTCGGTGCCCTGCCGAGCGAGTACGCGACGCCCCTGGCCCTCGCGCTGACCGAACTCGTGACGAACGCCGTCGAACACGGTCTCGACGGCCGTGACGGCGAGGTCGAGATCGTCGCCGACCGCCGGGCCGAAGAGCTCACGGTCAAGGTGCGCGACAACGGCGTCGGGCTGCCCGAGGGCAAGGTCGGCTCGGGCCTCGGCACCCAGATCGTCCGCACGCTCATCCAGGGTGAGCTCGGCGGCACCATCGACTGGCACACCCTCGTCGGCAACGGCACCGAGGTCACCATCGAGATCCCGTTCCGCTGGCTCACCCAGCCCTGACCCCGCGCGGCCCCGGACGCGACGAAGCCCGGCACCTGCGATCAGGTGCCGGGCTTCGTCATCGGCCGCGAGGGCCGGAGGTCGACCGCCCGGGGGCGGTCGACGAGGGGTCAACTGGCGCGGCGGGCGCGGGCGGCGCGACGCTTCAGCGCACGACGCTCGTCTTCGCTCAGACCGCCCCAGACACCGGAGTCCTGCGACGTCTCGAGCGCGTACTGCAGGCAGGTCTCGGTGACGGTGCAGCGCCCGCACACGGCCTTGGCCTTGTCGATCTGGTCGACGGCGGGACCCGTGTTGCCGACGGGGA
This genomic interval from Frigoribacterium sp. Leaf415 contains the following:
- a CDS encoding Rv3235 family protein is translated as MPSNTHALALAEPLGPTAPPRPHLRPVPPLGDPGPAVPTAPVSAPTPGGRPSGARPHVRPVPPVGAPSESPFPDDPDLLVENLVRCVVEILAGARELDQVSRWVTEDVYRTLHKRVVLAARARSAHGTRTQRPVFTIGSIRSSSPAAGVIESVVVLHGRGRSRAVAVRLETYDSRWRAAAVHVL
- a CDS encoding sensor histidine kinase; its protein translation is MSTLSDLVLAQGLSSEVDVEWLHLLVGDWQLLADLAFADIVLWVPTQAGSFVAVAHARPSSSATLFYRDFVGQEVRPEWRGQIEQAFTTTRIVDSAAPDWYEETPTRVRAVPVLRRLGASRPDVTDAPIAIITRHTNLSEARTPSRQELTFNQCSNDLFAMIAAGDFPDLGAPTGPRRGAPRASDGLLRLDVDGMVTFASPNGLSAFNRMGFAGELEGESLAEVTTGLLAGKLVIDESLPLVVTGRAPWRTDIEARGVTVSLRAIPLRDRGERVGAIVLCRDVTELRHQERELITKDATIREIHHRVKNNLQTVASLLRIQARRTRTDVAREALTQAMRRVQSIAVVHDTLSEGLSQNVDFDTVFDRVLMLIAEVASSHNTTVRPTMTGSFGALPSEYATPLALALTELVTNAVEHGLDGRDGEVEIVADRRAEELTVKVRDNGVGLPEGKVGSGLGTQIVRTLIQGELGGTIDWHTLVGNGTEVTIEIPFRWLTQP
- a CDS encoding WhiB family transcriptional regulator; the encoded protein is MDWRDKAACLQADPELFFPVGNTGPAVDQIDKAKAVCGRCTVTETCLQYALETSQDSGVWGGLSEDERRALKRRAARARRAS